TCCTCAGTTCGGAGATTTGCCTTAAGCTTCCTTCAGATTCGCAGTCACCCACGACACCCTTGCTCTCGACTAGTGGTTGGAAACTACAATCCTCCACAGTGGACTTGCACCACCTAGTTATTAACCATGCACGGCACACACCAAAAAAAAGCGACCACGGTCGCTTTTTTTTATCCATAAACTTGTAAGTCTATTTTTTTAGTGCGGTCTCTTCGTCATCAACAATAGTGAACACATCATCCAGCTTGGATATTTTGATGAGAGAGGCAATTTTTGCCTGCGGTTTAACCAGAAAGCATTCACCGCCTTTAATTGTTGCCTGGCGTTTCGCAAATAGCAATCCACCCAGACCGGTACTGTCAACCATTCTGACATTTTCCATGTTGATAATGATATTTTTGAAGTCCGATTCTGCAATGGCCATAAAAATGTCACGCTTAAAGGCCTTTACTCCACGGATATCAAAGGTTGTATTCTGGACTCTCACGATGAGAGTATCATTTTTAAATTCTGTCTCAAATTTCATTTGATGGGATTCCCACTTGCACAAAAATATTTAGTGCTTTTCACTCTATTCGACGTCTTTAAACCACAAAGACCAGTTCCGAGTTCAATAACGCAAGCCCGAATATATTCGATGTCCATTATGAGGGCAAGGTCATAACCAGTGTAATCTGAAATAAATTCCTAAGCTTTATTCTATAACAGGGGTCTAGAATTTCTATTAAAATGCTGGCTGTGAAAAATGGACTAAAGATATTGCGCAACTTCTTGGGATTGGTCATTAAATTGTCCATACTTCCCCTTGTTCTATACACCTCAACTGTATCATTACCCCATCATACTGCGGGACCTGTGAGTTTCTGGCTGGGTACACTTTTAATTTTAATCGGTTTACATGGAATGATGCTTGCCGATCTTTTAATTCTAAGATTTGGAAATGGCAATCTTCACTTCTCTACAAAAATATCCCGTTTGGTAGATGTGGGCTTTTATGCCAGAACCCGACATCCATTTACCTGGTTTTTCTCCATCTATCAAGCTGGAGTTTTTCTCATATTCATAGGACTTACCTGGCAAACCTTGATCCTGTCCCTGATTTTTCCTTTGATTTACTTTTTATGGCTCCTGATGTATCAAGAGCCTCTTCTTTCCCGATCCCTGGGTGAATCTTATCTGGTGTATAAAAAGAATACACCATTCTGGTATTGGAAAGTAAAGGTCGCAGATAATCTCCAGGTAGGTTTTCGGCCACAACTTGTATGGCTCATTGGCATGCTATTTATTCGCTTCTGGTACAGAATTAAGGTAGAGGGTACTGAAAACATTCCTCATAACCGACCATTTCTCGTTGTATCCAATCATGAATGCTATCTGGATCCATTTCTATTTGCCATTTTCATACCTTACGAGATAAAATTTGTGACCACGGCTGACGTTTTCACAACACCTCTGATGCGTTTTTTACTCAAAGGGACTGGCAGCTTTCCAATGCATAGACATAAGCAGGACTTAACATCTATTCGCACCATGATTAGGATGATAAGCAAGGGGCAGGTTGTTTGTATTTTCCCCGAGGGGGGTAGATCTCTTGATGGCTCTCCCCTGCCAATCCTCAAAGAAACTCTAAAACTTATTCAACACTGTAAAGTACCCATTTTACCAGTTCATCTTGATGGGGCCTATGAAATATGGCCCAGGTGGGCACCAAATCGCAGACGGGGAAAGGTCAGAGTTTCCTTCAAGCCCATTATTCCACTTGAGGCTCAGTCTGATTTGAATGAATTAGAGAATCAAATAAAAGCCAACATCTTTGCAGAGGAAAAAATCTTTCGCAGGGTAAAAAGCAGGACAATTACTCGTGGGATGGAACATTTATTATGGGCCTGTATTAAATGTCGTACGCGCAATTCAATCGAGGTAACTTCTGGCCAAAACCTCAGGTGCAATAGCTGTGGTACGGAGTGGCAGGTGGCTGATGATTATACATTTAACACTTCCACCGAAACCCAGCCTCTCTCCAGCATTCAATGGATTAAACAGATCGAAGCGGATATTTTAGGATATCCCCTCAATCTTGATCTTCCTTTTACCCTTGAGAAGG
This sequence is a window from Candidatus Neomarinimicrobiota bacterium. Protein-coding genes within it:
- a CDS encoding anti-sigma factor antagonist (This anti-anti-sigma factor, or anti-sigma factor antagonist, belongs to a family that includes characterized members SpoIIAA, RsbV, RsfA, and RsfB.), translating into MKFETEFKNDTLIVRVQNTTFDIRGVKAFKRDIFMAIAESDFKNIIINMENVRMVDSTGLGGLLFAKRQATIKGGECFLVKPQAKIASLIKISKLDDVFTIVDDEETALKK
- a CDS encoding 1-acyl-sn-glycerol-3-phosphate acyltransferase; translated protein: MRNFLGLVIKLSILPLVLYTSTVSLPHHTAGPVSFWLGTLLILIGLHGMMLADLLILRFGNGNLHFSTKISRLVDVGFYARTRHPFTWFFSIYQAGVFLIFIGLTWQTLILSLIFPLIYFLWLLMYQEPLLSRSLGESYLVYKKNTPFWYWKVKVADNLQVGFRPQLVWLIGMLFIRFWYRIKVEGTENIPHNRPFLVVSNHECYLDPFLFAIFIPYEIKFVTTADVFTTPLMRFLLKGTGSFPMHRHKQDLTSIRTMIRMISKGQVVCIFPEGGRSLDGSPLPILKETLKLIQHCKVPILPVHLDGAYEIWPRWAPNRRRGKVRVSFKPIIPLEAQSDLNELENQIKANIFAEEKIFRRVKSRTITRGMEHLLWACIKCRTRNSIEVTSGQNLRCNSCGTEWQVADDYTFNTSTETQPLSSIQWIKQIEADILGYPLNLDLPFTLEKDEIIQLHTPIVKYESEEAVLEGNDLSLTLSNQRVVLSDKQNQIQSWSLANITIFTMDYFNAVSIGVGGIRHSFKLPPREISLKWQTYFDTLRAEFSNNVANSV